The nucleotide window CACGCACCGGTTGGCATTGAGCCGGTGGGCCTCTTCCTCCCGAGGGCTGGAGAAGCGGAACTGCTCCAGTGGCAGGGGGGTCCGGTGGAGTTCCCGGACCCGAAAGACCCCTTTGGCCAGGTCGTACATGGCGCGACCGGCCTGGGTGAAGGTGAAGAGCGAGGCCATGATCATCCGGCGATCGACGCCCAGTTGCCGGGCCATCGCGGTCGGCTCCGCAAACCAGCTCTGCTGCAGTTCTCCGAAAACCTGGCGGCGGGAATAATCGTCCACATCGTCGGCCGGTGCCAGGAGGTCGAAGAAACCGGCTCTGGACCAGTCGTTGGCGGTCCAACCGGAGAGACCGAGGGTGAAGGACATCTCCCCCAGATCGGCCACGTAGAACGAGGGCAATCCGGTGCCGGCGAGATAGACCGTGAAGTTTCGGGCGAGGGGGATCAACCGCTCCAGGATCAGCAGGCGACGACGACCCCAGACGCGAATTTCGGCCGGTTCCGTCTCCTCGTAGGACGAACGGGGGCATTTCAGTTCGAAGTTCCAGGGCTCGAAGACCGCCACGACCGGGTGTCCCGGCGTCAAGCGGAACCGGATGGAACGGGGACCGGTCCTCTCCTTGTGCCGGCGGAGAAGTTGGCAGAAGTTGTAAAGGTCCATGGGGTGCAGTTGGAACCGCTTCATCGGCAGCGACATCGCGGCGCTGACTTGCAAAAAACCGCGCACCCAGCTGTCCGGCAGGTCGATTTTCACCTCCCGGTACTCATCGCCGGCTCCAGTTTGAACTCCGAAACCGGCGGGATCGACTTCCAGGCGAGTGGTCTTGTAACTCCGGATTTTCTGGAATTCATTGTAAAGGTCTGAAGAATAGTCAATGTTGGTGGTTCCGCACGCCCGGTCGCCCAGTTGGTGAAAAATCTCGTAACTGCAGCTCAGTCGGCCGTAC belongs to Acidobacteriota bacterium and includes:
- a CDS encoding SWIM zinc finger family protein, encoding MEFNYRYMGNTLVESTAETTAMSFAPDTLRPPVFFSGELARGVPFREAISALNSTVISDLRFKPKDKEAYKAWAAERDLGDLARLLKVKEGTAQRLREVQTELTALRASRDNRMRPFLEARRKYFEYLYLANRDAWIVLDPVITVHPDEVFFECFSRDESAYGRLSCSYEIFHQLGDRACGTTNIDYSSDLYNEFQKIRSYKTTRLEVDPAGFGVQTGAGDEYREVKIDLPDSWVRGFLQVSAAMSLPMKRFQLHPMDLYNFCQLLRRHKERTGPRSIRFRLTPGHPVVAVFEPWNFELKCPRSSYEETEPAEIRVWGRRRLLILERLIPLARNFTVYLAGTGLPSFYVADLGEMSFTLGLSGWTANDWSRAGFFDLLAPADDVDDYSRRQVFGELQQSWFAEPTAMARQLGVDRRMIMASLFTFTQAGRAMYDLAKGVFRVRELHRTPLPLEQFRFSSPREEEAHRLNANRCVSVEHSSTDREGNFHLDGTVKERSKTYKPRLMLDRDEALKNADCTCGFFVQNKLFKGPCAHMLALRIAFGQKVKRFKTW